ACGAATTTTCGCTCAAAATGGAAGCGCAAAGGTAAGAAATTATCAGATATTAGAGGAGTTTCCTTGACAGGAAGATGAATATCTTGAATCAAATTGAAAATTTCACAAAGTTGATCTCAATCAGATGAAAAATTCGTAAACAAGTTTTTACTTATCTTATCAATTTTCCTTGCCTGGCCTGATGCAATCTCATGAAGGTCATGTGTGCCACATTCCTGGCTCTTTCTTTGGCAAGAAGCGCCACCTCTCCTTCAAACAGGTCATCCAATGTCTGAAACCATAACTCCAACCAGTTCCCAAAATGGGCCTGTTCTATACTATGATCGAAACGAGCGTCTACTTGCAGATGAGCGCGCATAGGATTGCCCTTGTATTTCTGCACCTGAAACAAGGTACTCTCCCAAAAATCCGACAGCTGTACCAGATGTGCAGGCCAATCCTCTATTACGGTATTAAATATAGGCCCCAATCTTTCGTGTTGTCTTACACGGTCATAAAAGGTGTTGACTAGTAACTCTACATCTTGTCTATTTGAAATATCGGATTTCATGGAGCAAACTTACGACTATGTCCTCAAGTAAAAAATGACCTACATCATTACAGACCAACTAGAAGCCTCAGTTTGATTTACAATGAATGTTTTGAGCTTGAAATGAACTTTTACTCTCCTCTTGGGAGAAGAAACAGAGGTGGGTTAAATAAAGAACTACATTTCAAGCTCAAAGAGCAAGTCAAACCAATACTAGAAGCAATTTTGGTCAAAAAACTATCAAACCTTTTAACTTCACATTCGAATGTATATACAAACAAAAATGTAAAAACATCACATGAGAGAAATCAATAAT
This is a stretch of genomic DNA from Reichenbachiella ulvae. It encodes these proteins:
- a CDS encoding group III truncated hemoglobin; translation: MKSDISNRQDVELLVNTFYDRVRQHERLGPIFNTVIEDWPAHLVQLSDFWESTLFQVQKYKGNPMRAHLQVDARFDHSIEQAHFGNWLELWFQTLDDLFEGEVALLAKERARNVAHMTFMRLHQARQGKLIR